In one Diabrotica virgifera virgifera chromosome 5, PGI_DIABVI_V3a genomic region, the following are encoded:
- the LOC126884522 gene encoding uncharacterized protein LOC126884522: MEGEQLAKVTIPTVGEIEDDPRIALEKFKNNLENFKLKMQAFGGCLEYMQNSKMNERKKTEFVKDAKSKMDDMAKEMCELINRDVSDIQHKMELFWNELQENIVLNE, from the coding sequence ATGGAAGGTGAACAATTAGCCAAAGTAACAATCCCCACAGTGGGTGAAATCGAAGACGACCCTCGAATAGCACTTGAGAAGTTTAAAAATAACCTAGAAAACTTCAAACTAAAAATGCAAGCCTTCGGCGGATGCTTGGAATACATGCAAAACAGTAAAATGAACGAAAGGAAAAAAACTGAATTCGTCAAGGACGCTAAATCAAAGATGGATGACATGGCGAAGGAAATGTGTGAACTTATTAACCGTGACGTGTCCGACATTCAACACAAAATGGAACTTTTTTGGAACGAGCTTCAAGAAAACATCGTATTAAATGAATAG